From Pseudomonas putida, one genomic window encodes:
- the fabB gene encoding beta-ketoacyl-ACP synthase I encodes MRRVVITGLGIVSCLGNDKATVTENLRNSRPGIRYNPEYKEQGLRSQVSGSIDLNLEELIDRKVYRFVGHAAAYAYLAMQDAIKDAGLTEEQVSNPRTGLVAGSGGASTLNQMEALDTLREKGVKRVGPYRVTRTMGSTVSACLATPFKIKGLNYSISSACATSAHCIGTALEQIQWGKQDIVFAGGGEEEHWSQSFLFDAMGALSTKRNDTPELASRAYDADRDGFVIAGGGGMVVVEELEHALARGAKIYAEIVGYGATSDGYDMVAPSGEGAIRCMQQALATVDTPIDYLNTHGTSTPVGDVAEIKGVRAVFGDKAPKISSTKSLSGHSLGAAGVHEAIYCLLMMENNFIAGSANIDELDPEVADLPILRKTEENAKIDTVMSNSFGFGGTNATLVLKRWTGK; translated from the coding sequence ATGCGCCGCGTCGTTATAACTGGTCTGGGCATCGTATCGTGCCTGGGCAATGACAAAGCTACCGTCACCGAAAACCTGCGCAACAGCCGTCCGGGTATCCGTTACAACCCGGAATACAAGGAACAGGGGCTGCGTAGCCAGGTTTCCGGTTCCATCGACCTCAACCTCGAAGAACTGATCGACCGCAAGGTCTACCGCTTCGTCGGCCACGCTGCGGCCTATGCCTACCTGGCGATGCAGGACGCGATCAAGGACGCCGGCCTGACCGAAGAGCAGGTTTCCAACCCGCGTACCGGCCTGGTGGCTGGCTCCGGCGGGGCCTCGACCCTGAACCAGATGGAAGCACTGGACACCCTGCGTGAGAAAGGCGTCAAGCGTGTCGGCCCCTACCGCGTCACCCGCACCATGGGCAGCACCGTCTCGGCGTGCCTGGCCACCCCGTTCAAGATCAAGGGCCTGAACTACTCCATCTCATCGGCCTGCGCCACCTCGGCACACTGCATCGGCACCGCCCTGGAGCAGATCCAGTGGGGCAAGCAAGACATCGTCTTCGCCGGTGGCGGTGAAGAAGAGCACTGGAGCCAATCGTTCCTGTTCGATGCCATGGGTGCCTTGTCGACCAAGCGCAACGATACGCCAGAACTGGCTTCGCGCGCTTACGATGCCGACCGTGATGGCTTCGTCATCGCTGGCGGCGGCGGTATGGTCGTGGTCGAGGAACTGGAACACGCCCTCGCCCGTGGCGCCAAGATCTACGCCGAAATCGTCGGCTACGGCGCGACCTCCGACGGCTACGACATGGTTGCCCCAAGCGGCGAAGGTGCCATTCGCTGCATGCAGCAGGCACTGGCCACCGTCGACACCCCGATCGATTACCTGAACACCCACGGCACCTCGACGCCGGTCGGCGACGTTGCCGAAATCAAAGGCGTTCGCGCCGTGTTCGGCGACAAGGCGCCCAAGATCAGCTCGACCAAGAGCCTGTCGGGCCACTCGCTGGGTGCTGCTGGCGTGCATGAGGCGATCTACTGCCTGCTGATGATGGAGAACAACTTCATCGCCGGTTCCGCCAACATCGACGAACTGGATCCGGAAGTCGCTGACCTGCCGATCCTGCGCAAAACCGAAGAAAACGCCAAGATCGACACGGTCATGAGCAACAGCTTCGGCTTTGGCGGCACCAACGCCACCCTCGTGCTCAAGCGCTGGACTGGCAAGTGA
- a CDS encoding amidohydrolase family protein produces the protein MIARVLACLLLCVTWCQAAQARDYRYSDAHLHYVDFFQETEGMSALIKAMDEAGVDHSMISGIPVAKKWHEDEPKRPRYYAGDDADAYWYSATDTYVAAALQKLPAEQRKRFHPFLTGFNPVDKNAVSHIERMLDLYPGLWQGIGEVFTRHDDLTALTSGDTPRANNEAMTRIYHLAAERDMPVLLHSNITSKRERNPLYLAEIEEPLRNHPHTRFIWAHAGTSMEIHRHQTQMDFLLPVLTRLLEDYPNLYIDLSWTVLKPYLLDDKGVPRKAWLALVERFPERFMLGSDVVGKFGSVGEQMHGFEPFLDALPQEVAQQVARDNFLAVLPKAR, from the coding sequence ATGATTGCCAGAGTGCTGGCCTGCCTGTTGTTGTGCGTAACGTGGTGCCAGGCGGCACAGGCGCGTGATTATCGCTACAGTGACGCCCACCTGCACTATGTGGACTTCTTTCAGGAGACTGAAGGCATGTCTGCACTGATCAAGGCCATGGATGAAGCCGGTGTCGATCACTCGATGATTTCCGGTATTCCGGTGGCCAAGAAATGGCACGAGGATGAGCCCAAGCGGCCGCGCTACTACGCCGGTGACGACGCCGATGCCTACTGGTACAGCGCAACCGACACCTACGTGGCGGCGGCGCTGCAGAAGCTGCCGGCGGAGCAGCGCAAGCGCTTTCACCCTTTCCTGACCGGTTTCAATCCGGTAGACAAGAATGCGGTCAGCCATATCGAGCGCATGCTCGATCTCTACCCTGGGCTCTGGCAGGGCATAGGTGAAGTCTTCACCCGGCACGACGACCTCACTGCGCTCACCAGCGGGGACACGCCCCGCGCCAACAACGAGGCCATGACGCGTATCTATCACCTGGCAGCCGAACGCGACATGCCGGTGCTGCTGCATTCGAACATCACCTCAAAGCGTGAGCGCAACCCGCTTTACCTGGCCGAGATCGAAGAACCGTTGCGTAATCATCCGCATACTCGGTTCATCTGGGCGCACGCGGGCACGAGCATGGAGATTCATCGGCATCAGACGCAGATGGATTTTTTATTGCCGGTGCTGACGCGCCTGCTCGAGGACTACCCCAACCTGTATATCGACTTGTCCTGGACTGTGCTCAAGCCGTACCTGCTGGATGACAAGGGTGTGCCGCGCAAGGCTTGGCTGGCGCTGGTCGAGCGCTTCCCTGAGCGCTTCATGCTTGGGTCTGACGTGGTGGGCAAGTTTGGCAGCGTGGGGGAGCAGATGCACGGCTTCGAGCCGTTTCTGGATGCTTTGCCGCAGGAGGTGGCGCAGCAGGTGGCGCGGGACAACTTCCTGGCGGTCTTGCCCAAGGCTCGCTGA
- a CDS encoding pirin family protein, whose product MSSPLVIRPRAESVEGQPILRPLPSAQCRSVGPFVFFDHMLETDYAPGHGMDIRQHPHIGLSTLTYLFEGAILHKDSLGTEQRVLPGDVSWMTAGSGVAHVERTPADALAHGSRLHGLQVWLASPRELEQSPPSYSHHPAASLPVSDSLGVRICMIAGSGFCLESPVPVLSPTLYAHVQMQPATTLLIPPDHVQRALYLLDGELVLGDEDVEPCSLVVLPEGEDVTLYAQGECQLVLIGGKPLDGPRRMNWNFVASDPELIEQARARWAAGDWPQVPGETSRIELPR is encoded by the coding sequence ATGAGCAGCCCATTGGTCATTCGCCCGCGCGCCGAATCGGTCGAGGGCCAGCCGATCCTGCGCCCACTGCCGTCGGCGCAGTGCCGCAGCGTTGGCCCGTTCGTGTTCTTCGACCACATGCTCGAAACCGACTATGCGCCGGGCCATGGTATGGATATCCGCCAACACCCACATATCGGCCTGTCGACCCTGACCTACCTGTTCGAAGGCGCGATCCTGCACAAAGACAGCCTGGGCACCGAGCAGCGCGTTCTGCCTGGCGATGTCAGCTGGATGACTGCCGGCAGCGGTGTGGCGCATGTCGAGCGCACGCCTGCCGACGCCCTGGCCCACGGCTCACGCCTGCACGGGCTGCAGGTGTGGCTGGCATCGCCGCGTGAGCTGGAACAAAGCCCGCCGAGCTACAGCCATCACCCCGCCGCCAGCCTGCCCGTGAGCGATAGCCTTGGGGTACGCATTTGTATGATTGCCGGCAGCGGTTTTTGCCTGGAATCACCGGTGCCCGTGCTCTCCCCCACCCTTTATGCGCACGTACAGATGCAGCCGGCAACGACGCTGCTGATACCGCCTGACCACGTGCAGCGGGCGCTGTACCTGCTCGATGGCGAGTTGGTGCTGGGCGATGAGGATGTGGAGCCTTGCAGCCTGGTGGTGCTGCCGGAGGGCGAGGATGTGACGCTGTATGCGCAGGGCGAGTGCCAGCTGGTGCTGATTGGCGGGAAGCCGCTGGACGGGCCGCGGCGGATGAACTGGAATTTCGTGGCCAGTGACCCGGAACTGATCGAGCAGGCCAGAGCCCGCTGGGCTGCGGGAGATTGGCCGCAGGTGCCTGGGGAAACCTCAAGGATCGAGTTGCCCCGGTAG
- a CDS encoding dienelactone hydrolase family protein yields MSKVIVESLVYHLSGKTYESRLVYEPGALGRPGLVMAPNWMGIGEGAERIAKEVAEKGYVVLIADLYGQSVRPANAEEAGAAMTPLKDDRAELRKRMREALSQLLAQSKALLTPGKVATFGFCFGGCCALELARDGADLRAAVSFHGTLDTPNPEDAKRIQGSVLVLHGASDPLVPKEQLPAFEEEMNAAKVDWQLLSYGGAVHSFTDPGANVPGKMQYDRRTSERAFRSMHNLLTEVFQR; encoded by the coding sequence ATGAGCAAGGTAATCGTCGAATCGCTGGTTTATCACCTGTCCGGCAAGACGTATGAAAGCCGCCTGGTGTATGAGCCCGGTGCGCTGGGGCGCCCGGGGCTTGTAATGGCGCCGAACTGGATGGGTATTGGCGAAGGTGCCGAGCGCATTGCCAAGGAAGTGGCCGAGAAGGGCTACGTGGTGCTGATTGCCGACTTGTATGGGCAATCGGTACGCCCTGCCAATGCTGAAGAGGCGGGCGCGGCCATGACGCCATTGAAGGATGACCGTGCTGAGCTGCGCAAGCGCATGCGCGAAGCACTGTCGCAGCTGCTGGCCCAATCCAAGGCACTGCTGACCCCCGGCAAGGTGGCCACGTTCGGCTTCTGCTTCGGCGGCTGCTGTGCCCTGGAGTTGGCCCGCGATGGCGCTGACCTGAGGGCTGCTGTGTCATTCCACGGCACGCTGGATACCCCCAACCCGGAAGATGCCAAACGTATCCAGGGCTCGGTGTTGGTGCTGCACGGTGCCTCCGACCCGCTGGTGCCGAAGGAGCAGCTGCCGGCGTTCGAGGAGGAGATGAACGCGGCCAAGGTGGATTGGCAGCTGTTGAGCTACGGTGGCGCGGTGCACTCGTTCACTGACCCGGGTGCCAATGTACCGGGCAAGATGCAGTATGACCGTCGCACTTCGGAGCGGGCCTTCCGCTCGATGCACAACCTGCTGACAGAAGTGTTCCAGCGCTGA
- the htpG gene encoding molecular chaperone HtpG — translation MSVETQKETLGFQTEVKQLLHLMIHSLYSNKEIFLRELISNASDAADKLRFEALAKPELFENDADLKIRLSFDKDAGTVTLEDNGIGMSREDVITHLGTIAKSGTADFMKNLTGDQKKDSHLIGQFGVGFYSAFIVADKVDVFSRRAGQPAAEGVHWSSKGEGDFEVSTVEKPQRGTRIVLHLKKDEQEFADGWRLRNVVKKYSDHIALPIQLPKEQAAAEGEEQPAEEWETVNRASALWTRPRTEIKDEEYQEFYKHIGHDFENPLAWSHNKVEGKLEYNSLLYVPARAPFDLYQREAPRGLKLYVQRVFIMDQAESFLPLYLRFIKGVVDSNDLSLNVSREILQKDPIIDSMKTALTKRVLDMLEKLAKNEPEQYKGFWKNFGQVLKEGPAEDFANKEKIAGLLRFASTHDESGEQSVSLADYLARAKEGQDKVYYLTGESYAQVKNSPHLEVFRKKGIEVLLLTDRIDEWLMSYLNEFDGKAFVDVARGDLDLGKLDSEEDKKAQEEVAKEKEGLVERLKSALGESVAEVRVSHRLTDSPAILAIGEQDLGLQMRQILEASGQKVPDSKPIFEFNPTHPLIEKLDNEQSEDRFAELSHILFDQAALAAGDSLKDPAAYVRRLNKLLVELSA, via the coding sequence ATGAGTGTGGAAACACAAAAGGAAACCCTGGGCTTCCAGACCGAGGTGAAGCAGCTGCTGCACCTCATGATTCACTCGCTGTACTCGAACAAGGAAATCTTCCTGCGTGAGCTGATTTCCAACGCCTCCGACGCCGCCGACAAGCTGCGCTTCGAAGCCCTGGCCAAGCCAGAACTGTTCGAAAACGATGCCGACCTGAAAATTCGCCTGAGTTTCGACAAGGACGCCGGTACCGTGACCCTCGAGGACAACGGCATCGGCATGAGCCGCGAAGACGTGATCACTCACCTGGGCACCATCGCCAAGTCTGGCACGGCCGACTTCATGAAGAACCTCACCGGTGACCAGAAGAAGGATTCGCACCTGATCGGCCAGTTCGGTGTGGGCTTCTATTCTGCCTTCATCGTCGCCGACAAGGTCGACGTGTTCAGCCGTCGCGCTGGCCAGCCGGCCGCCGAGGGTGTGCACTGGTCGTCCAAAGGCGAGGGTGACTTCGAAGTTTCCACCGTCGAAAAACCACAGCGCGGCACCCGTATCGTCCTGCACCTGAAGAAGGACGAGCAGGAATTCGCCGATGGCTGGCGCCTGCGTAACGTGGTCAAGAAGTACTCCGATCACATTGCCCTGCCGATCCAGCTGCCCAAGGAACAGGCAGCCGCCGAAGGTGAAGAGCAGCCGGCCGAAGAGTGGGAAACCGTCAACCGCGCCAGTGCCCTGTGGACCCGCCCGCGTACCGAAATCAAGGACGAGGAATACCAGGAGTTCTACAAGCACATCGGCCATGACTTCGAAAACCCGCTGGCCTGGAGCCACAACAAGGTCGAAGGCAAGCTCGAATACAACTCGCTGCTGTACGTGCCGGCCCGCGCGCCGTTCGATCTGTACCAGCGTGAAGCGCCCCGCGGCCTGAAGCTGTATGTGCAGCGCGTGTTCATCATGGACCAGGCCGAGTCGTTCCTGCCGCTGTACCTGCGCTTCATCAAGGGTGTGGTCGACTCCAATGACCTGTCTCTGAACGTCTCCCGCGAGATCCTGCAGAAGGATCCGATCATCGATTCGATGAAAACCGCGCTGACCAAGCGCGTGCTGGACATGCTGGAGAAGCTGGCGAAGAACGAGCCCGAGCAGTACAAGGGCTTCTGGAAGAACTTTGGCCAGGTACTCAAGGAAGGCCCGGCCGAAGACTTCGCCAACAAAGAGAAGATCGCCGGCTTGCTGCGCTTCGCCTCTACCCATGACGAGAGCGGCGAGCAGAGCGTCTCCCTGGCCGACTACCTGGCGCGCGCCAAGGAAGGCCAGGACAAGGTCTACTACCTCACCGGCGAGTCGTACGCGCAGGTCAAGAACAGCCCACACCTGGAAGTCTTCCGTAAGAAGGGCATCGAGGTGCTGCTGCTGACCGATCGCATCGACGAGTGGCTGATGAGCTACCTCAACGAGTTCGACGGCAAGGCCTTCGTCGATGTCGCGCGTGGCGACCTGGACCTGGGCAAGCTGGACTCCGAAGAGGACAAGAAGGCCCAGGAAGAAGTCGCCAAGGAAAAAGAAGGCCTGGTCGAGCGCTTGAAATCTGCGCTGGGTGAGAGCGTTGCCGAAGTGCGTGTGTCGCACCGCCTGACCGATTCGCCGGCAATCCTGGCCATCGGTGAGCAGGACCTGGGCCTGCAGATGCGCCAGATCCTCGAAGCCAGCGGGCAGAAGGTGCCGGACTCCAAGCCGATCTTCGAATTCAACCCGACTCATCCGCTGATCGAAAAGCTGGACAACGAGCAGAGCGAAGACCGCTTTGCCGAGCTGTCGCACATCCTGTTCGATCAGGCGGCGCTGGCGGCCGGTGACAGCTTGAAGGACCCGGCGGCTTACGTTCGTCGCCTGAACAAGCTGTTGGTCGAGCTGTCTGCTTGA